The DNA window gagttgtactaccttgttccaatctgttccacaggtgattgtttccctgggtttgatcacatcggcaaagcaaagtttgattggcagttgcccaaaagccaattgacgggatactgccgatgggttgtaaaattcatacgaaatgttggtgtttttcccgctaccaaatgtatttactggaattgccctgggagtaatgatggccatcatgagttccttatcttGATTCAGGGTGTCATCAGCAAAGTTGAAAAGTAGGGGAAATCTGTTttcctcgtcaatataaggtacccaggccctatgatcacgagaaagaccattgtagaagttttggaagaatctgccgatctggtcttcattggcctctgttctaggaaggacaattatggcttcaccaaagttgtggggtgagcgtgttgccgattcatcatccccaagcacatggtcttcagcaatttctcgtgggaattgttgggcaaaaaagtcccattgcaaacgtttgtgcatatgggcattcagccacatgttgataaaccaccacgggccttctaggttgccgatgggttcgccaagcagaagtttctgagacacttgatgaagaagatgataagtggagctcagaaggtatcggccaagaggaaaccttacaccattagccaaaagttcagctgcggggaggaaggcgttggttggccctactgatcgaccacaaaagataaatttttctaaccacatattcaagaatgtggcatgttccctctggttaggtgtcccagtcttctggtattcttgaatgtatcccgtccaaccgccgatgttgcgggtattcaccctatattcagattttctaccataaatggagccttcatcggcggTTGAGatatccaagccagtaagcatgtggacatcggcaagtgtaggagtagctgggccatgtccaaacataaaagtgtttgttgtgtctgaccagaagtaagcagctgcaatcatcatcgattcatttttctgcatatcggcaatagataacctaatgcattggtctaatttccgttctgcccagtatacttgcatcgatctattaaccctcaagtaccaatctttccaccctttggtggttttgggccaagatcggaatgtgtctttccataaattcagagagaaattttgggctctaaaggggattctattaacttctgcattaatcagatcggttggatctgggttgcccattggtcccaggcattggacatgcggctgatcggttggaataattagtttgttgcgcagttcctaaagtttaaaggatccggagagcaaaagaaaggaaaaatcaccaactgtatagacttgcaaaaactaggggaatcaaagtaaaaggtagtgGAAGtgaagcgaaccgcggggacgtcgaagttaattgccattatcttgaggaagatgagggcacgagccggagacttgaggtaccgctggagaagggttcttgttggttgaggtcgtgcagtggttcatcggagtcgccgccggaaagagaaaatgtcaacaattggagtctgagggtagaagacgagtgttctggaggagtctatttataagccgcttggagtaggggtattttggacttatctctatgccgtgcgcatgtaggtcgaagtggttcagatggatatggtaactgttcgcacaataatcaggggattgtacagatgggttgatggTAAGTAATCATGATTTGGAAgaaatatcggtacaggatattttaattctgaaaatgacagcattattatgttaagatcttgccgatgggttattgtttcggtatcttaaccataatcaaggcaagagtggttggcgattgtgcgatatttactgaagtgcgtgaatcaggattagattggatttgataacagatcaggttttggcttggagaatgagttacagtaatctggagtaaatttcggagcattaatggttttatactccgaaattggggggcatgtgttgacaccgttttttgcacgtgtcaaaatgattggagtggactaatcggcaagaggaaaattactgtatactttgatagctgatgaaagccagcttgtaaagatggttgccgatagatggtggtggtcgatggagatgttgatttagactcgggcgttgccgatgaggttgaaggTGTCATTGTCAATGCCGATGAGGGAAGACTTGAGGGCTACTGCCGATCAAAATAAGGAGTATGttgatgagggaagacttgaagactattgccgatgaaacagggggtatgccgatgggaagaaggacggtgagatttccatcgtaattgaggcggacagggaaatagataggagttgatttccttttttatatttgttagggtatgattcatgtaagagtcacgtgtttccttagatataggcttggtgtcctagtcgtgtttggttgtatctctttagatcagggtataaatatggagtgaaggGCAATgtaaagatatatcaatcaatatcaaaaccaatttttactcttaTTTACATCtatttacttttcggcgacttcgtcaatttgcattattttctctttacgagttctcattgattcggcgagctgcatcgctttagtgcgaccttcggcgattctcgagttccgcgtgagtacctcttggccgtgacttccgggcgtatcgctgttgttaggaccaaagtgctcgtatcttcatccttgtcgattaacaggtcaaatcgactggcacgcctaggatatcgattcgggtattagccctttgtgtttgcagatccacttttgcatcaacagtccttgatgccctgaaggtggtggagccggtggagaccagcccgctcgcggctcgtgccgcaggtatcacagctcgggtgggccagcttgaggagagtgcttttcatgccaggatcacccaggccttcaccatcgcccatgctcattatgaGAAGGAGATCAATcagaaggtgatgagcgaaggtttcccgtctacctatgaggatgaggagctggaggcaattgagaagatggttgctccccttgcgaaaaaactggcggataatctgaaagaaatggttctcccttcgcggaagtagttagtcgaataattttgagaacaacttatatgtaatatgtgaacaagtgtcggtattttcgagtctggacgcagtttcgtgattttgcttcgtaattttgttttgtttgattttttgcgatcttaccaatctgtaaCCCCGAAacttgccgctggtcttgatgcgaggagattgtttcgaaagaaggaagggaggtagccgtaccttaaccagcccccaagTAAGGttcgaccccctgcatttgctggggtcgggggttactggagaccggaacgttcagatggaatcccattccatggttttggtgatagggtcggcgaagtccttggatggcattgcaatattcccTGCCCTATCTTCCAATAGAAATCCctaactggggactctatgggctcagcaaggtagggccttcaaacctgtgtccctgtattgattggctcgagcccccgggccttgtcagggtctgataggggtcagccgtaatttgtgtgttaccccgtcctcgatttttgcaatcggaggggctgagtaaatgacacttgcctcaacggctcgagtatcgcgctcaacgagctcgctaatgggtacgttcgtgtggaatccaggtccatcatttgctaatggggtcggcagagccctctggtggcactccacaacttcttaacccacctcccggtagatgcccgagccgttcgataggctcaggcggcccgatggcctctcctcgatggagattctgtgggtttggcttggggttagaatcgaacgagaaaaggttgagacgtccctgtccgcttctgagcgaggttgggcagggccgctggggctcgtcttagttatttctccctagctctgttcggcatgaggcggcctcgagcccttcgcgggccggccttcgaacctcggcctgttgccacctatatcgaatgaggcgacggccgttttgcgacacgaagcgttgggatgtaatgttttgcatatgtaatgcttgaatgtataatttaatcaaaataaaggcggggtcagtaacgttaccttggtggcatgagtgacggAAAAGTTCCTACCAAATGTGTTCGtgcggggttcgggccctgatgtttgcgatgaggttggagtaacctgcataagaatcgctattctttgttttttgtatctcggtggcggtccgagccgttcgattgacttgggcaacctgacaacttctcctttgggggagattctattggcagacccctccgaacccttcttgagaaggcagatgtcGAAGCTGGAGACGCGGGGGGCGTTCAGTATGATTATTCtagtgaacagaaacaccgtagctgtcggggcgtagggtctactagttcgtccagttttactcaaagttctatgcccaTATTCCGTGCCCctggtttcaagcgtacggaggggtcgggtgaagaggatgtctaga is part of the Miscanthus floridulus cultivar M001 chromosome 9, ASM1932011v1, whole genome shotgun sequence genome and encodes:
- the LOC136482815 gene encoding uncharacterized protein; protein product: MLTGLDISTADEGSIYGRKSEYRVNTRNIGGWTGYIQEYQKTGTPNQREHATFLNMWLEKFIFCGRSVGPTNAFLPAAELLANGVRFPLGRYLLSSTYHLLHQVSQKLLLGEPIGNLEGPWWFINMWLNAHMHKRLQWDFFAQQFPREIAEDHVLGDDESATRSPHNFGEAIIVLPRTEANEDQIGRFFQNFYNGLSRDHRAWVPYIDEENRFPLLFNFADDTLNQDKELMMAIITPRAIPVNTFGSGKNTNISYEFYNPSAVSRQLAFGQLPIKLCFADVIKPRETITCGTDWNKVVQLSPDADTTDVDISTWTPISFITESYKQWWREWKEQLFATFAHTYRHMIDPEYAIPDNAVNNPAPSVSKSGKPFNLQPVSPISPIGYNAPTLTALTHQKIRTKTITSKSKLATARATPSAAATTLVKAF